One Paraglaciecola mesophila genomic region harbors:
- a CDS encoding FecR family protein, producing MTDPKNVANAISQNNNPNIGQPASSAKNQAREWLTYLYSDDISSKKREEFLIWLNSSEENKNAFKRSHEVWQTIGMTDSAVQWIQQHTVAQAETVKPAKSKGVLVKSLLVFSAMAASVALLLFNGVFNTTTHLEIPQPLTAFTSPVGQNRHITLSDGTDVTLAGNSSILVAINQNERRVTLRKGSAYFDVTHDPNRVFSVSAQQTEVRVRGTAFEVKYSANNNLKISVERGLVDVADLPETDDQEEQVLQLRPNEQLRTDIQGRFISAITFFQPETEFAWLNHRLVYDDVPLKNVIMDINRYANKPVVILDDSINELPITASFTFEQIEPMLEGLAAAYPIALTHEANRSVLTHE from the coding sequence ATGACAGATCCAAAAAATGTGGCAAACGCCATAAGCCAAAACAACAATCCCAATATCGGACAGCCTGCATCATCAGCGAAAAATCAAGCTAGAGAATGGCTTACTTATTTATATTCAGATGACATTTCCAGCAAAAAACGTGAAGAATTTTTGATCTGGTTGAACAGTAGCGAAGAAAACAAAAACGCTTTCAAACGCAGTCACGAGGTTTGGCAAACGATCGGCATGACAGACTCTGCCGTACAGTGGATACAACAACATACTGTCGCGCAAGCAGAAACAGTCAAGCCCGCAAAATCCAAGGGGGTATTGGTTAAATCGTTATTAGTATTCAGTGCGATGGCTGCCAGTGTGGCCTTACTGCTCTTTAACGGCGTATTCAATACCACAACCCACCTTGAGATCCCTCAACCACTTACGGCATTCACCTCACCTGTGGGGCAAAACCGCCATATCACCTTAAGCGATGGCACAGATGTCACTTTGGCTGGGAATTCAAGCATTCTGGTTGCAATCAATCAAAACGAGAGGCGCGTGACCTTGCGCAAAGGCAGTGCCTATTTTGACGTCACGCATGATCCTAATCGCGTGTTCTCAGTCAGTGCTCAGCAAACCGAAGTTCGGGTGCGTGGTACCGCTTTCGAGGTTAAATACAGTGCGAACAATAACCTAAAGATTTCAGTTGAGCGCGGATTAGTCGATGTTGCTGACTTACCCGAAACCGACGATCAAGAAGAGCAAGTATTACAGCTAAGACCAAACGAACAATTACGTACTGACATTCAAGGGCGCTTTATCTCTGCGATTACCTTTTTTCAACCAGAAACTGAGTTTGCTTGGTTAAACCACCGCTTGGTCTACGATGATGTGCCACTTAAAAATGTGATCATGGATATCAACCGCTATGCCAATAAGCCTGTGGTTATCTTGGACGACAGCATCAACGAATTGCCGATAACAGCCTCATTTACCTTCGAGCAAATCGAACCTATGTTGGAAGGTTTAGCTGCAGCCTACCCGATTGCACTCACTCATGAAGCAAACCGCAGTGTGTTAACCCACGAATAA
- a CDS encoding TonB-dependent receptor domain-containing protein, with protein MNTLNRSIKFALFGTALSALAPMHVAAQQSQVDISVQPLGQALNLLSQQTGTVIIAPSRLVSNKRAVATSGELSVLNAVKNLLQGSGLEAHEEPSGAIVIKKAVKGTQTQSRRASTYQAPMDEVVVTALKRDSSLQDTPVAISVLGGDELKAQGVTDFTDLIDSLSGISINSAFGGPENSFITIRGIGGADDYKPNGNPSVALHVDGIYQTSNAYLSMPLFDLERIEVLKGPQGTLYGRNTTAGAINAITRAPGEELNGYADIEYGSYDFVSGTAAVGGKVSDNLGVRVAVLMEQGGGFMDGKGAGNFAGFVPEGTEGIVPPVADPGERDGFGDADLFAFRGTAVYDFDDVTSLTLHYFTSQDRGDTRQYDRIAFADDNPALNAGEGNDPYDFYTSEYYSHEIDVSGFSGDFNRQLQSGLNLDVLFALQSSERNVSGNGDGTSFPRYQYNFDDELDQTSLEIRLSDATGGEFDWIAGAFFINDSVDFTSNWTSYAVLSQYSSPYNQRRNSFATFGNIDWNISNDLVISGGLRYTKDNAKFRGENIDADPWGLSVFEETFKTDANFSWDREFDDSNVSGKLAIQYFINDNLNVFASVSTAYRGGGFDGTSIFSEEETQPFESEEVLAYEAGARYVTDSINLTFDLFSYDFEELQATARLSNDTNGRTNVGEATVRGAEASIAVTLYEANDHKITFNTAGTYLDTEITEFSSNRVNDVISTIGDPLPGSPEWSQTAALNYQTSLTNNTQLNARVNYSYHGEESNRLNAGDGNTAPSYNLLGVRLDVTFANGLNVYAYGRNITDEVYFLELNGGARLVGAPATYGGGVSYAF; from the coding sequence ATGAATACACTTAACCGTTCTATTAAATTCGCCTTATTTGGCACGGCGCTCTCAGCCTTAGCTCCGATGCACGTCGCTGCGCAACAATCCCAAGTGGATATTTCGGTGCAACCTCTAGGGCAGGCATTGAACTTATTATCTCAACAAACAGGCACTGTCATTATTGCTCCAAGCCGCTTGGTCAGTAACAAACGCGCAGTTGCCACTTCAGGTGAACTTAGCGTTCTCAACGCAGTGAAGAATTTGCTACAAGGTAGCGGTTTAGAAGCACACGAAGAACCAAGTGGTGCAATTGTTATTAAAAAAGCGGTTAAGGGTACTCAAACACAAAGCAGACGAGCGTCAACGTATCAAGCCCCTATGGATGAAGTCGTCGTTACGGCATTAAAACGTGATAGCAGCTTACAAGATACCCCGGTCGCCATTTCGGTGTTAGGTGGAGATGAGTTAAAAGCACAAGGTGTAACAGACTTTACTGATTTAATTGATAGCTTATCGGGAATATCGATTAACTCAGCCTTTGGCGGACCTGAAAATAGCTTTATTACGATACGCGGTATTGGTGGTGCAGACGATTACAAACCTAACGGCAACCCATCAGTCGCCCTACACGTTGACGGTATTTACCAAACCTCCAATGCATATTTAAGCATGCCGCTTTTCGATTTAGAACGCATTGAAGTACTCAAAGGCCCACAAGGTACGCTTTATGGACGTAACACCACAGCCGGAGCCATCAATGCTATAACCCGTGCCCCAGGCGAAGAACTAAACGGCTATGCTGATATCGAATACGGCTCTTACGACTTTGTATCGGGTACTGCTGCTGTCGGCGGAAAAGTTTCTGACAATTTAGGCGTGCGTGTTGCTGTGCTTATGGAGCAAGGGGGCGGCTTCATGGATGGCAAGGGAGCAGGTAATTTCGCGGGCTTCGTGCCAGAAGGCACCGAAGGGATTGTTCCTCCTGTGGCTGATCCAGGTGAACGTGACGGATTCGGCGACGCCGACCTGTTTGCGTTTCGTGGCACAGCGGTTTATGACTTCGATGATGTTACTTCTCTCACATTGCATTATTTTACCAGCCAAGATCGCGGTGACACACGCCAGTATGATCGTATCGCGTTTGCCGATGACAACCCTGCATTAAACGCCGGTGAAGGTAACGACCCATATGACTTTTACACCAGTGAATACTATTCTCATGAGATTGATGTCAGTGGATTTTCTGGCGATTTTAACCGTCAACTTCAATCCGGCTTGAATCTAGACGTGCTGTTCGCCTTACAAAGCAGCGAACGTAATGTTAGTGGCAACGGTGACGGTACATCATTTCCTCGATACCAGTACAACTTTGATGATGAGCTTGACCAAACTTCGCTAGAAATACGTTTGAGTGATGCAACTGGCGGTGAATTCGACTGGATTGCCGGCGCATTCTTTATCAACGACTCTGTGGACTTCACCAGCAACTGGACCAGTTACGCTGTTTTGTCCCAGTACAGTTCACCATACAATCAGCGTCGCAATAGCTTCGCGACCTTTGGAAACATAGACTGGAACATTTCAAACGACTTAGTCATCAGTGGTGGCCTCCGTTACACCAAAGACAATGCCAAATTTCGTGGCGAAAACATTGATGCCGATCCTTGGGGGTTATCCGTTTTCGAGGAAACATTCAAAACAGACGCCAATTTTTCATGGGATCGAGAATTTGATGATAGCAATGTATCCGGCAAACTCGCCATTCAGTACTTTATTAATGACAACCTAAACGTGTTTGCATCTGTCAGTACAGCCTATCGTGGCGGCGGTTTTGACGGCACCTCAATATTTTCTGAGGAAGAAACGCAACCTTTTGAGTCAGAAGAAGTTCTCGCCTATGAAGCGGGTGCCCGATATGTTACCGACAGCATCAACCTTACCTTTGATCTGTTCTCTTATGATTTTGAAGAACTTCAAGCCACAGCTCGCTTATCAAACGATACCAACGGCAGAACCAACGTCGGTGAGGCGACAGTGCGCGGTGCTGAAGCGTCAATCGCAGTGACTCTTTATGAAGCTAATGATCACAAAATCACCTTTAACACAGCCGGTACGTACCTAGATACAGAAATCACCGAGTTCAGTTCTAACCGAGTAAACGATGTCATTAGCACCATAGGCGATCCTCTGCCAGGCTCACCAGAATGGAGCCAAACCGCCGCCCTAAACTACCAAACGTCGCTGACCAACAATACCCAACTTAACGCGCGTGTGAATTACAGCTACCACGGAGAAGAATCAAACCGTTTGAACGCGGGCGATGGCAATACCGCACCGTCTTATAATTTATTAGGAGTGCGTCTTGATGTGACGTTTGCAAACGGCCTAAATGTGTATGCATATGGGCGTAACATCACAGACGAAGTGTACTTTCTCGAGCTAAACGGCGGGGCGCGCTTAGTAGGTGCACCGGCAACTTACGGCGGTGGTGTGAGTTACGCGTTTTAA
- a CDS encoding purple acid phosphatase family protein — protein MKVSLISCSIRTLLFISLWLITTAASGESAPDKALTPHPAASDWPDRIIATPTAFPANSFSLTWRTDQSVKKSYGQIVQASPDARYDINAIQIAAQTYTMSLAQGTTQQGQFSYPKNEGLQSVSYHSLTFKDLKPDTYYNYRVAGATGKWSPWQQIKTAAAKTDQDFSFLYFGDAQNGIYSHWPLMLRRAWQHAQDAQFAIYAGDLVNEGASDQQWSNWLNAGQFVHRTLPAVLVAGNHEYDWQVHENAEKSWALSTLWQNQFTLPRTPSLPNALQETAYVTHYPDMDVFVLDSEARGDINLLQAQAKWLDQALQTSTAKWRIVTMHHPIFSSCGMPLNTPGQDEPEIRSAFLPIMLKHKVDLVLQGHDHAYARGSIGAEKDLEKVATSKISKQVKSVFITSVAGPKTYPIKPTRWDEYKNYGVKLERIGENTPTYQVINKTADTLKYQSFTANGEIYDAFTISKDRDGRKILNVAKDLPPERTFDNTGVYKSHHDLAE, from the coding sequence ATGAAAGTGTCACTTATATCCTGCTCTATACGCACTCTGCTGTTCATTTCACTGTGGTTAATCACGACTGCTGCCAGCGGCGAATCTGCGCCTGATAAGGCCTTAACACCGCACCCTGCTGCTTCTGATTGGCCTGACCGGATTATTGCCACCCCTACGGCCTTCCCGGCGAATAGTTTTTCATTAACATGGCGCACTGACCAAAGTGTGAAAAAAAGCTATGGACAAATTGTTCAAGCCAGTCCAGATGCTCGCTACGATATAAATGCAATCCAAATTGCAGCACAAACATATACCATGTCACTAGCACAGGGCACTACCCAGCAAGGTCAATTTAGCTACCCAAAGAACGAAGGTTTACAGAGTGTAAGTTACCATTCACTTACCTTTAAAGACCTAAAACCAGACACTTACTACAATTATCGTGTTGCTGGCGCCACAGGAAAATGGTCACCTTGGCAACAAATAAAAACCGCTGCGGCGAAGACTGATCAAGACTTTTCCTTTTTGTATTTTGGCGATGCTCAAAACGGCATTTATTCTCACTGGCCGCTCATGCTCCGCCGAGCATGGCAACATGCTCAAGACGCGCAATTTGCTATTTATGCGGGGGACTTGGTCAATGAAGGGGCAAGCGACCAGCAGTGGTCAAACTGGCTAAATGCAGGGCAGTTTGTCCACAGAACTCTGCCTGCTGTGTTAGTGGCGGGTAATCATGAGTACGATTGGCAAGTGCACGAAAATGCAGAAAAAAGCTGGGCCTTGTCGACACTGTGGCAAAACCAGTTTACCTTACCGCGGACCCCATCTCTCCCCAATGCACTGCAAGAAACAGCCTATGTTACTCATTACCCAGATATGGATGTATTTGTGCTCGACTCCGAAGCGCGCGGTGACATAAACCTACTTCAAGCCCAAGCCAAATGGTTAGACCAAGCGTTGCAAACGAGCACAGCGAAATGGCGCATCGTCACGATGCACCATCCTATATTTTCATCTTGCGGCATGCCGCTAAATACCCCAGGCCAAGACGAGCCAGAAATACGCAGTGCATTTTTGCCCATTATGTTAAAGCATAAGGTCGATTTAGTACTGCAGGGCCATGATCATGCCTATGCTCGTGGCAGTATTGGCGCCGAAAAAGACCTTGAAAAGGTGGCAACATCAAAGATTTCCAAGCAGGTCAAAAGCGTTTTTATTACCAGCGTAGCCGGGCCTAAAACCTATCCTATTAAACCCACTCGCTGGGACGAGTATAAAAATTACGGCGTTAAGCTTGAACGAATTGGTGAAAACACCCCAACCTATCAAGTCATCAATAAAACCGCTGATACGCTTAAGTATCAATCATTCACCGCCAACGGAGAAATTTACGACGCGTTCACCATAAGCAAAGACCGAGATGGCCGCAAAATACTCAACGTCGCCAAAGACTTGCCACCAGAGCGCACATTTGACAACACTGGCGTATACAAAAGTCATCACGATCTGGCGGAGTAA
- a CDS encoding YHYH protein, with the protein MANKQLTIYGKWTSVFLMCVFLAGCGSESSNSEDTTADQTTNSAPTVDAGEAQTVTSGDSVTLSASISDDDTSYDVRWVQLSGTDVTLTGNTSAVTSFTAPAVSDSETLLFQISVEDGSNDAVTDTVSVTVNVGDASDDATNDSVWIINTTNEVSSHILDSSTGVGVLVNVQSVEDETIDTVDYTLVTSQGIPKYDVTVTQDIIDAINERPRASSDLVTGQTTASVGDIVKFGEDIGYVSSGQNCNTNAGYGYWPPGPACPTEDEREVYFPKAPQATTEECENGLGKIGLFVNGSSVYNWGDGMSYNNEGSWQNLAPVAEQYDVDICGGHAANGDYHHHFYTRCLADLVGDTGDQHSPIYGYAADGYPIYGPWEGNGQLAVSAWQVRDYSSTSATGCSDNARSCTLVDQYDISLGTESATQGPEFDEVVETLSGNQLVAENGYYFEDYYWNSELTAQGGAYLDQYNGHTDSAHGYHYHITIAQENDSFVPAFPYIIGTRFAGQLQDNAVASCSTGAGMGPPPGG; encoded by the coding sequence ATGGCTAATAAACAACTTACTATCTATGGCAAGTGGACAAGCGTCTTTCTCATGTGCGTCTTCCTTGCCGGCTGTGGTTCAGAGTCATCCAACAGCGAAGACACGACAGCAGATCAAACAACTAACTCAGCTCCGACTGTGGATGCCGGAGAAGCGCAAACAGTAACAAGTGGCGACTCCGTCACCCTCTCTGCCAGTATCTCAGATGATGATACAAGCTATGACGTTCGCTGGGTCCAACTATCAGGAACTGACGTAACTCTGACAGGCAACACATCAGCAGTCACCAGTTTCACAGCGCCCGCCGTCAGTGACTCTGAAACGCTGTTATTTCAAATATCTGTAGAAGATGGCAGCAATGATGCGGTTACCGATACCGTATCGGTGACGGTCAATGTAGGCGATGCAAGTGATGATGCGACGAACGACAGCGTTTGGATAATCAATACCACCAATGAAGTATCGAGCCACATTTTAGATTCATCCACAGGTGTGGGTGTGCTGGTTAACGTGCAATCTGTTGAAGATGAAACCATAGATACAGTTGATTATACCCTTGTCACTAGCCAAGGGATCCCAAAATACGATGTGACTGTGACCCAGGATATTATTGACGCTATCAATGAGCGCCCCAGAGCCAGCTCAGATTTAGTTACAGGTCAAACAACTGCTTCGGTAGGCGACATTGTAAAATTTGGTGAAGATATTGGGTACGTCAGTAGTGGGCAAAATTGTAATACCAATGCCGGTTATGGTTACTGGCCGCCAGGACCGGCTTGCCCCACTGAAGATGAAAGAGAGGTCTACTTTCCCAAAGCACCTCAAGCAACCACTGAAGAATGCGAAAATGGCTTAGGTAAAATTGGCTTATTTGTGAATGGTTCATCCGTGTATAACTGGGGTGATGGAATGAGTTACAACAACGAGGGTTCTTGGCAAAACCTTGCCCCCGTTGCAGAACAATATGATGTTGATATCTGTGGCGGGCACGCCGCGAATGGCGACTATCATCATCATTTCTACACCCGATGTTTAGCCGATCTCGTCGGTGATACCGGCGATCAACATTCGCCTATTTATGGTTACGCCGCCGATGGCTATCCTATTTATGGCCCCTGGGAAGGAAATGGCCAATTAGCCGTAAGTGCTTGGCAAGTTCGCGATTATTCTTCAACCTCAGCCACTGGCTGTTCTGACAATGCTCGCAGCTGCACCTTGGTTGATCAATACGATATATCGCTGGGAACCGAAAGCGCTACCCAAGGCCCAGAGTTTGATGAAGTAGTTGAAACGCTGTCAGGTAACCAACTCGTTGCCGAAAACGGTTACTACTTCGAGGATTATTATTGGAATAGCGAATTAACCGCACAAGGCGGAGCCTACCTCGATCAGTACAATGGTCATACGGACAGCGCACACGGCTACCATTACCACATCACCATAGCGCAAGAAAATGACAGCTTTGTACCTGCGTTCCCGTACATTATCGGCACTCGGTTTGCTGGGCAATTACAAGATAATGCCGTCGCATCTTGTAGCACTGGGGCTGGAATGGGGCCACCTCCAGGAGGATGA
- the yegD gene encoding molecular chaperone: MFAGLDFGTSNCSIAVIENNAPVLIPLEDGKYRLPSSLFIEHSQSATLNLTADMITKQIAELKEDNGNLSSLSHEQLVNMARKQLRKEHRLSTANDQPAQSIVQALAANGDVIFGEEAEQTHVAAPESGFYIKSPKSFLGADINSTQKAVFTSIVEKMLAFIKQEAEYIKQQELSQIMIGRPVNFHGLLGKDGNKQALSIINSAAAKVGFKDVQFLMEPVAAAYDYERQLSDDKIVLILDLGGGTTDCSMIKVGPSYVNLIDRQACILSHTGKRIGGIDLDNKLALMALMPEFGKNTVLTNGLPVPNHLFKQAVSVNDVAAQQAFNSRLTGKDIEEYCRISPTPKLNRLKTLRDGKYGLRVSRSAEKAKILLSDQHEIQLPLHYIEQGLEIPMTRTQLSDAIADELRKFEGLMTDAINQAGTSPDVLYVTGGTAISPVVQQWINSLYPNLEIVIGDHFGSVTSGLTTHAQRIFSG; this comes from the coding sequence ATGTTCGCAGGCCTCGACTTTGGCACATCAAATTGCTCTATTGCCGTTATTGAAAATAACGCTCCCGTACTTATTCCTCTCGAAGATGGGAAATATCGCCTGCCGTCATCACTGTTTATTGAACACAGTCAAAGTGCAACGCTTAATCTAACCGCAGATATGATTACTAAGCAGATTGCTGAGCTAAAAGAAGACAATGGGAATCTCAGCTCACTGAGTCACGAACAGTTGGTTAATATGGCGCGCAAGCAATTGCGTAAAGAACACAGATTAAGCACAGCCAATGACCAACCCGCGCAAAGTATTGTTCAAGCGCTAGCGGCGAATGGCGATGTTATTTTTGGCGAAGAAGCAGAGCAAACTCATGTAGCCGCCCCTGAAAGTGGTTTTTACATTAAATCGCCTAAGTCATTCCTAGGGGCAGATATTAATTCCACGCAAAAAGCAGTGTTCACCAGCATTGTCGAAAAAATGCTGGCGTTTATCAAACAAGAAGCCGAGTACATTAAGCAGCAAGAGCTCAGTCAAATCATGATCGGCCGCCCGGTCAACTTCCATGGTTTACTGGGCAAAGACGGTAATAAGCAAGCTTTAAGTATTATCAACAGCGCAGCGGCCAAAGTCGGTTTTAAAGACGTACAGTTTTTGATGGAGCCCGTCGCTGCTGCCTATGATTATGAACGTCAATTAAGCGACGATAAAATCGTGCTTATTCTTGATTTAGGCGGTGGTACGACTGACTGTTCAATGATCAAGGTTGGTCCCAGCTATGTCAATTTAATCGACCGACAAGCATGTATTTTAAGCCACACAGGTAAACGCATTGGCGGTATTGATTTAGACAACAAGCTCGCCTTGATGGCGCTGATGCCGGAATTTGGCAAGAATACCGTATTAACCAATGGTTTGCCGGTGCCCAATCATTTATTTAAGCAGGCAGTGAGTGTAAACGATGTTGCCGCCCAGCAAGCCTTTAACAGCCGCCTAACGGGTAAAGACATTGAAGAGTATTGCCGCATCAGCCCTACCCCAAAACTGAATCGTTTAAAAACCCTGCGTGACGGTAAATACGGTTTACGGGTTAGTCGAAGTGCAGAAAAGGCAAAAATACTGCTATCAGACCAGCACGAGATTCAGTTGCCCTTGCACTATATTGAACAGGGATTAGAGATACCGATGACCCGCACCCAATTAAGCGATGCGATTGCAGATGAACTGCGTAAATTTGAAGGCTTAATGACAGACGCAATTAACCAAGCTGGCACTAGCCCTGACGTACTGTACGTGACAGGTGGTACCGCTATATCGCCTGTTGTTCAGCAGTGGATAAATTCGCTGTATCCCAATTTAGAGATTGTTATTGGGGATCATTTCGGCAGTGTCACCTCAGGGCTGACGACGCACGCACAACGTATCTTTAGCGGCTAA
- a CDS encoding nitroreductase family protein has translation MELVLEAIRLSASSSGLQPYEVLVVTNKDVREKMLPHAWGQQQIADASHVLVFAAWDNYTAERINMMFDLVNDERGFKNQGWEDYRNMLLNTYPQRDAQTNFEHAARQAYIGLGSALIAAADAKVDSTPMEGFVPDEVDNILGLKEKGLRSVIMLPLGYRADEGDWLVDLKKVRRSDEDFVTHVA, from the coding sequence ATGGAATTGGTATTAGAAGCGATTCGCCTTAGTGCCAGTTCTAGTGGTTTACAGCCTTATGAAGTCCTGGTAGTCACGAATAAAGACGTGCGCGAAAAAATGCTACCCCATGCTTGGGGGCAGCAACAAATTGCGGATGCCTCCCACGTTTTGGTATTTGCCGCTTGGGATAACTACACCGCTGAGCGCATCAATATGATGTTTGATTTGGTGAATGACGAGCGCGGCTTTAAAAACCAAGGTTGGGAAGATTATCGCAATATGTTGCTCAATACTTATCCTCAGCGAGATGCCCAAACTAACTTTGAGCATGCTGCTCGTCAAGCATACATTGGTTTAGGTTCAGCATTGATCGCAGCGGCAGACGCAAAAGTCGACAGTACTCCAATGGAAGGCTTCGTACCGGATGAAGTAGACAACATTTTGGGCTTAAAAGAGAAAGGCTTACGCTCAGTCATCATGTTACCTTTGGGCTATCGTGCAGATGAAGGTGACTGGTTAGTTGACTTGAAGAAAGTGCGTCGCAGCGACGAAGACTTTGTTACTCACGTCGCTTAA
- a CDS encoding mannitol dehydrogenase family protein, producing the protein MTINDSILLNQANLSSLPDSITVPNYDRSQVTAGIVHIGVGGFHRSHEAFYTDDYMQQSGDLSWGICGIGLREGDRKMQSILKEQDYLYTLVVKHPNGKVENRVIGCLTDFLLSCDAPQKVIDKMASDETKIVSLTITEGGYNFNPVTDEFDFTHPDVVHDLANPGSPRLVFGYLAAALKQRKEAGKKPFTVQSCDNIQHNGNMTRKMLLAYVGQYDKALASWIAEEVQFPNAMVDRITPATTGADMAYLAEEVGVKDNWPVVCEPFLQWIIEDKFSDARPLWEQVGAQFVDDVTPYEKMKIRLLNAGHSVLGILGSIDEQETIDGAVQEPLFARYLRLFMDTEVTPILDPVQGIDLAEYKDVLFERFANPNIKDNLSRICLESSSKVSTFLLPTLLQNLANDGDIACATLVVAAWCYYSDKQVNKNGKALDINDVMAADLHKAAQQTSDDPLAFLQLDSIFAEVKKQPRFVAEYQKQIEALYANGDIKSQMQAVVSQAQ; encoded by the coding sequence ATGACTATCAACGATTCTATTTTATTAAATCAAGCAAATTTATCTTCGCTGCCAGATAGCATCACAGTACCGAATTATGACCGTAGTCAGGTGACGGCAGGGATTGTACATATTGGAGTAGGCGGGTTTCATCGTTCTCATGAAGCGTTTTATACCGACGATTACATGCAACAAAGTGGTGATTTATCTTGGGGGATCTGTGGTATTGGTTTGCGTGAAGGCGACCGTAAAATGCAGTCCATTCTTAAAGAGCAAGACTATTTATATACCTTAGTTGTTAAGCACCCCAATGGGAAAGTTGAAAACCGGGTCATTGGTTGCTTAACTGACTTTTTACTCAGCTGTGATGCACCGCAAAAAGTTATCGATAAGATGGCCAGTGACGAGACTAAAATTGTTTCTTTGACCATCACAGAGGGGGGCTATAATTTCAACCCCGTGACCGATGAGTTTGATTTTACGCACCCTGATGTGGTGCATGACTTAGCGAACCCAGGCTCGCCTCGTTTAGTCTTTGGTTATTTGGCAGCGGCCCTGAAACAGCGTAAAGAGGCCGGTAAAAAGCCATTTACTGTGCAGTCTTGCGATAATATTCAGCACAACGGCAATATGACGCGAAAAATGCTGTTGGCCTATGTGGGTCAATACGATAAAGCGTTAGCAAGTTGGATAGCCGAGGAAGTGCAATTTCCGAATGCCATGGTTGACCGTATCACACCTGCCACCACAGGGGCCGATATGGCTTACTTAGCAGAGGAAGTGGGGGTAAAAGATAACTGGCCTGTGGTCTGTGAGCCTTTTCTTCAGTGGATTATTGAAGATAAATTCAGTGATGCGCGTCCTTTGTGGGAGCAAGTTGGTGCACAGTTTGTAGATGACGTCACTCCTTATGAGAAGATGAAAATCCGCTTACTCAATGCAGGGCATTCTGTTTTAGGTATTTTGGGCTCAATTGATGAGCAGGAAACCATTGATGGAGCAGTACAGGAGCCTCTTTTCGCTCGTTACCTGCGTTTGTTTATGGACACTGAAGTCACGCCTATTCTTGATCCAGTACAAGGCATCGATTTAGCCGAATATAAAGATGTGTTGTTCGAGCGTTTTGCTAACCCGAACATCAAGGACAATCTGTCACGTATTTGTTTAGAAAGCTCGTCAAAAGTGTCGACGTTTTTGCTGCCGACTTTGCTGCAAAACTTAGCGAATGACGGTGACATAGCGTGCGCCACTTTAGTGGTTGCAGCTTGGTGTTACTACAGCGACAAGCAGGTGAACAAGAATGGTAAAGCACTGGATATTAACGATGTGATGGCCGCTGATTTACACAAGGCCGCGCAGCAAACATCTGATGACCCATTAGCATTTCTGCAATTAGATAGCATTTTCGCGGAAGTGAAAAAACAGCCTAGGTTTGTAGCAGAATACCAGAAGCAAATTGAAGCGCTTTACGCAAATGGCGACATAAAAAGCCAGATGCAAGCAGTAGTAAGTCAAGCCCAATAA